Proteins co-encoded in one Arthrobacter sp. ERGS1:01 genomic window:
- a CDS encoding AI-2E family transporter has translation MAHTQSSGPAEPPLPVNPVNTRGGRFTQGLPVIWGDGLGRSAIRSAQALLVLTLVSVVIWGLTRVPLVLTPILLALILASAIGPMVHWLSRHRWPRALAVLTSFVAILAVFGGVITGIVFLIRSQSKDLVAQADIGIDRLHGLLVQGPYPVTDAQINSIRDTLQKFILSATFGNEALTGLRVAADVAVGTVLMAVILFFFLKDGEKIRNFLFSFLPTTQRTKAHIAADHGSVVLGGYVRGTALVALTDALIIGLALAIMRVPLALPLAVFVFIGGFIPIIGATAAGTLAVVVALIFNGPVPALIVLIVLVGANQLEHHVLQPLLMGKVLRIHGLAILLALAAGTTLAGLTGALLAVPLTAVGWSIIKIWTGRDALVPMSPGTTTAAAEPPDDAEPQGGEA, from the coding sequence ATGGCGCACACACAATCCAGCGGTCCGGCGGAGCCCCCGCTCCCGGTGAACCCGGTCAATACCCGCGGCGGGCGATTCACCCAGGGCCTGCCCGTGATCTGGGGCGACGGACTGGGCCGCTCGGCGATCCGCTCCGCCCAGGCATTGCTGGTCCTGACCCTGGTCTCGGTGGTCATCTGGGGGCTCACCCGGGTCCCGCTGGTCCTGACCCCCATCCTCCTGGCACTGATCCTTGCCTCGGCGATCGGCCCCATGGTCCATTGGCTCAGCCGGCACCGCTGGCCCCGGGCCCTGGCGGTGCTGACCTCATTTGTGGCGATCCTCGCCGTGTTCGGCGGCGTCATCACCGGGATCGTATTCCTGATCCGCTCCCAGTCAAAGGACCTGGTGGCCCAGGCCGACATCGGCATCGACCGGCTGCACGGGCTGCTCGTCCAGGGCCCCTACCCGGTCACCGACGCCCAGATCAATTCCATCCGTGACACCTTGCAAAAATTCATCCTCAGCGCCACGTTTGGCAACGAAGCACTGACCGGCCTGCGCGTCGCCGCCGACGTCGCCGTCGGGACGGTTCTGATGGCCGTGATCCTGTTCTTCTTCCTCAAGGACGGGGAGAAGATCCGCAACTTCCTGTTCAGCTTCCTCCCCACGACCCAACGCACCAAGGCCCACATCGCCGCCGATCACGGCTCCGTGGTGCTGGGCGGATACGTGCGCGGCACCGCACTGGTGGCCTTGACCGACGCGCTCATCATCGGCCTGGCCCTGGCCATCATGCGCGTGCCCCTGGCACTGCCGCTGGCCGTATTCGTGTTCATCGGCGGATTCATCCCGATCATCGGCGCCACCGCCGCCGGCACCCTCGCCGTGGTGGTGGCACTGATCTTCAACGGCCCCGTGCCGGCCCTGATCGTGCTGATCGTCCTCGTCGGCGCCAACCAGCTCGAACACCACGTCCTCCAGCCGCTGCTGATGGGCAAGGTCCTGCGCATCCACGGCCTGGCGATCCTGCTCGCCCTCGCCGCCGGCACCACCCTGGCGGGGCTGACCGGCGCCCTGCTCGCCGTGCCGCTCACCGCCGTCGGCTGGTCGATCATCAAGATCTGGACGGGACGGGATGCGCTGGTGCCGATGTCACCCGGAACGACGACGGCGGCAGCCGAGCCGCCGGACGACGCCGAGCCCCAGGGTGGCGAGGCGTAG
- a CDS encoding RNA polymerase sigma-70 factor: protein MSSPAPAGEDPFVIHRRLLFTIAYEMLGSAADAEDVLQESWLRWQEVDRSEIRAPRAYLVRVVTRQGLNHLRAASRRREDYVGEWLPEPLLTSPDVADDVELAENLSIAMLTVLETLVPAERAVFVLREVFDVPYDEIADAVGKTPAAVRQIAHRAKDHVQARRPRVRVVRSEHEEAVERLVAALNTGNIQGLMDILAPDVVSVADSGGKVRGAARRPIVGADRLARYLVGGMAKAAGDLAVTTMRVNGRLAFRMELNGQLVAVASVTVENGKVTQIFSTANPDKLGRLEQETALSR, encoded by the coding sequence ATGAGCAGTCCTGCGCCCGCCGGGGAGGATCCCTTCGTTATCCACCGGAGGCTGCTGTTCACCATCGCCTACGAGATGCTCGGCTCGGCCGCGGACGCCGAGGACGTATTGCAGGAGTCCTGGCTCCGCTGGCAGGAAGTGGACCGCTCGGAGATCCGTGCCCCGCGGGCGTACCTGGTGCGCGTCGTGACGCGGCAGGGGCTCAACCACCTGCGCGCGGCGTCGCGGCGCCGCGAGGACTACGTGGGCGAGTGGCTGCCGGAGCCCCTGCTCACGAGTCCCGACGTGGCCGACGACGTCGAACTCGCGGAAAACCTCTCCATCGCGATGCTGACAGTGCTTGAAACCCTGGTGCCGGCCGAACGCGCCGTGTTCGTCCTGCGCGAGGTTTTCGACGTGCCGTATGACGAGATCGCCGACGCCGTCGGCAAGACGCCGGCGGCCGTTCGGCAGATCGCGCACCGCGCCAAGGACCACGTCCAGGCACGGCGTCCGAGGGTTCGCGTGGTTCGTTCCGAACACGAGGAGGCCGTTGAACGGCTCGTGGCCGCCCTCAACACCGGCAATATCCAGGGGCTCATGGACATCCTTGCGCCCGATGTCGTTTCAGTCGCCGACAGCGGCGGGAAAGTTCGCGGCGCTGCGCGGCGGCCCATCGTCGGGGCGGATCGGCTGGCCCGGTACCTCGTGGGCGGGATGGCGAAGGCTGCGGGCGACCTCGCCGTGACCACCATGCGGGTCAATGGCCGTCTCGCCTTCCGGATGGAGCTGAACGGGCAGTTGGTCGCCGTCGCGAGCGTCACGGTGGAGAACGGAAAGGTGACGCAGATCTTCTCCACCGCCAACCCGGACAAGCTCGGCCGGCTCGAGCAGGAGACCGCACTGAGCCGATGA
- a CDS encoding carboxymuconolactone decarboxylase family protein, with protein MNSETRIPPIEVTGAFGALVKFGARRMIGRVPDSIGVLWHHKTVMKDSMGIGRKVEGWHELAPDLATYAAMASAATIGCSFCLDFNYFMAHNHGLDEAKVREVPRWRESTVFTPLECRVMEYAEAASQTPPAVTDELSDALLAEIGPAALVELAARVSFMNMTARMNVALGIHSEEFADACGLAPLAVRSTVPGTPE; from the coding sequence ATGAACAGCGAAACCCGCATTCCCCCGATCGAGGTCACCGGCGCTTTCGGAGCGCTCGTGAAGTTCGGGGCCCGCCGGATGATCGGCCGCGTACCCGACTCGATCGGGGTGCTGTGGCACCACAAGACGGTCATGAAGGACTCCATGGGCATCGGCCGCAAGGTGGAAGGCTGGCACGAGCTCGCCCCGGACCTCGCGACGTATGCGGCCATGGCGTCCGCCGCCACGATTGGCTGCAGCTTCTGCCTCGACTTCAACTACTTCATGGCCCACAACCACGGACTTGACGAGGCGAAGGTCCGCGAGGTGCCGCGCTGGCGGGAATCGACGGTCTTCACGCCGCTCGAATGCAGGGTCATGGAATACGCGGAGGCCGCGAGCCAGACGCCGCCCGCCGTCACCGACGAGCTATCGGACGCGCTCCTGGCGGAAATCGGACCGGCGGCACTCGTCGAGCTCGCCGCGCGGGTCTCGTTCATGAACATGACCGCCCGCATGAATGTCGCCCTTGGCATCCATTCCGAGGAATTCGCGGACGCGTGCGGCCTGGCCCCGCTGGCGGTGCGGTCGACCGTCCCGGGCACCCCGGAGTAG
- a CDS encoding tautomerase family protein yields the protein MPMIDVYATAGTFADKHQLAKDLATTLMGIEAVPNIPMFRQNTAGFVHDLPEGDLSNVDGDSNYVRVQVLTNAGALDRDKQLAVVAQFTELVAKAAGDPTLTERTWVLLTEAVPGGWGLAGHANTNDELIAAARKQIGELQAKAGQ from the coding sequence ATGCCCATGATCGATGTGTACGCAACGGCCGGCACCTTCGCCGACAAGCACCAGCTTGCCAAGGACCTCGCCACCACGTTGATGGGGATTGAGGCCGTGCCGAACATCCCGATGTTCCGTCAAAACACCGCGGGCTTCGTCCACGATTTGCCGGAGGGCGACCTGTCGAACGTCGACGGCGACTCGAACTACGTGCGGGTCCAGGTGCTGACGAATGCCGGTGCGCTGGACCGGGACAAGCAGCTGGCGGTCGTTGCCCAATTCACCGAGCTCGTGGCCAAGGCCGCGGGCGACCCCACGTTGACCGAACGCACCTGGGTCCTGCTGACCGAGGCGGTTCCCGGCGGCTGGGGCCTCGCCGGGCACGCCAATACCAATGATGAACTCATCGCGGCCGCGCGCAAGCAGATCGGCGAACTGCAGGCTAAAGCGGGGCAATAG